The sequence aatttgTTGTGCTAACGCTTATCGCTTAGAGTTGTGTGCCTAATTCTTCAAGGTATTTGCGCATTTTTTTAATGATCGAAGTAATATGGGCGATAAGTATATTAGGACTAAACAGCGAAACTGATAAACAGTTCTAGACTAAAATAAAATGCGTGTTAGATAAAACCAAGATATGATTGTGTGCCAACAAAGTTTTCTTCATACCATAGCTGATGCTGTTGTAGCTACATTAGTACGGTTTCGACAATAGTGAAAGCGTGACCCCCGCTGCCCCTGCACGTAAAGAAGCACAGAATGCTTCAGCTGTAAGATATGTATGTCGACTGTGGCAAATAAAATCCACAGACATGACAGCTCGAGTTAGCAAGGGACTGCTCATAACCGCAACACTCCCCTAAACCTTATGACAGTAGTTTGGCGGTTACAACAACGTCACAGCTTTATAGGAGTACCTTAGAAACTACCATCGTTTACCATAAAACATTACAAGCATTTAAGATTCATTTCAAGTAGGTTAAATTCAAATTCCTTTTTTTCTTGACTTTCCGACAGGGTGGCTGATTGATGACAATAATATTATGACTTGAATCTTTAGATTACCAGAAGCATTCCGGATTTATAATCCAAAGTTCGATAACACTTCAATATTTCGGCGATAATTTTTATCGTTATTGTAACTATAATCAATTTCTCAGGAACGTCGTATCTCCGTTTAATATCTTCCTTTTTTTGGCCTATCCTAGGTTACAAGTTCTACCAGTGATGCATAGGTTGAATGGCCGTTCAATAGAGACCCAACTTAGGTTAAATGTGCCGATAGTGTAACTAGCAGTGCTTAGTTGTTTCGGAATACTTATCCCTTAAAAAAAAACCCATAAAATCATAGAAAATTATAATGTAAAACCTAATTTTTTTTATCTAATCCAATAGACAAATTCTTTCTGACCCAGCACATTGCCATCCGGATTTACCATATACATATTATGGCATTTTCGATGGGCATGCCGGCTATGGTGCCGCTTTAGCTGCTTCACATCAATTCCATCATATTTTACATGAAAAATTAGTCGACTGCATAGAATTACTTCTACCACGTGAAGAAGAAATGGTCAGTACAAAATCAGAAAGTAGTTTCCCTCATCCCAGTCAATTTCATCGCCGTATCTCCAAGGACGAACTCATTATTGGTGCCCTTGAGAGTGCTTTCTTCAATATGGATGCTTTGATTGCACAAGATCGTGATCGATATCGTGATGCAGGCGGTTGTACTGCATGTGTTGCGCTTTTTATCAATGGCAAATTATTTGTTGCGAACGCTGGTGATAGTCGCGCTGTCTTGTCACAGCGTAAATTTGGAACCACGCATCCAGAGGTGAAAAGTATTGCGGATACTGGCGCCACAAACGCTAATAGCGCTGCTCATGGACAAGATATATTTGCGGTACCATTCTCATATGATCATACACCAGAAACGGAACGTCTAAGATTGCTTACAGTAGCACGTTTGAAGCCACATTTGATGGACAAACACTACGCTGCCATGGAGTATGCCAAGCGACCGCATATGAAGGATTTGGGTCAGCGAATTTTGTGTCGACAAGGCACCATGAAGGGATGGACTTACAAAACATTGACCCGTGAAGATTTGCGCATGCCGGTGGTGAGTAAATGCTTTTAAAATGTTATTTTGTACTTTGATTTATCATCTGATTTTGACTTGCAGGTGACCGGCGAAGGAAAGCGTAGTCGTTTGCTAGGTACTCTAGGTGTAACGCGTGGCTTTGGCGATCATGATCTCTTAGCCATTAACACAGGCACACAAATCAAACCATTCCTCACACCTCATCCGGAAGTTATTATACGCGATCTTTCCAAAATTGTCAGCATTCCAGGTCAGTTTTTTAGAATTGAGCGGACTACCGTAATAATAGTACAACAACACATTTAGACCTATTGGCCACTGTTATACTACATATTTTGCTTAATTTAATGGGTTAAAAGGACaacattaaaatttaaagttttcttttacAGGTGAAAATAATGAAGATGGCGACTATGGCATTCTTGTTATGGCAACAGATGGTTTATGGGATGTTTCGGAAAATGAAGCAGTAGCACGTACAGTTTTTCAAACACTTGCTAAATACCCTACCGAGAAACATCGCTACACAATGGTAGCACAAGAATTGGTGGCGCGAGCGCGTGGCAAAATAAATGATTCAGGTCACTGGCGTTTAGCCGATAGTAAGGCAGCTGCAACAGTTGATGATATCTCAGTTATAGTAATTCCCGTCTATCAGTATTATAAAGAACATGTTGAATGGGAGAAAAAATGTGCCCAAGTGTTACAAGAGTGTCGTGCCAAGATAACACCAAGCGCCACAGAAGCGTGTGAGGATGAGACGCTAACATTAGTAAATGGTATAACAAAGGCACAAATTGAAGTTGAAGAACATCAAGAGAGTGAAGATGAGGATGAATTGGTTGTAGCATTGAATAAACAGCAAGCTCAAGCTACCATTGAAGTGGAGACGGATATACAATCAAATATCGAGAGTGCTGATTTCACACAATGCATCAATAATGCGAGAGCGAGTCAGTCCAATAAAGCAACGGTTGAAAAAGATGTGAACGAGTTAACAGCTGCTATATCTGCCCTAGATGCTATCGAATCTGTAGATGATGATAAAACTGTAGAAAAAGGTGAGTAACTTAATCGCTTTTTTGGTAATTTCAACGTTCTTTGTCTTTTAAAGGCGCCGTCTAAGTGCTAGAAGCGCTTGCCAATGCGCGCTAAATTAAGAGGCTAAAATTTGTTACAGAAAGTAGATCAAGCgattttcaaaaaacttttaatCAAGCTCAATCTTTTACGCACTGTGATAAGTTAATCAAGCCCTGAAACTATTTCACTTCCACATCTCTCTCTCTACAATTACAGAAGCGTCCTACACCCTACTGGAGAACACAAATGAATCAAAAGAAAAACAGCAGCATCATCAGCAACCACAACAACATCGTAATCGTAATCGCAAAGATAAACGTTgaggaaataaataaatacgctTTTATAGCGTAGAATATATTTTatactaaaaataaataattaagtaGATTGTAATCTTAAACGTAAACTTAATTAGTAAATATAAACGCAACACAATAAAAAACTTTAGATTTAAAAATTGCGTAAAAAGAAAACAAGTGTGTTAGGTATGCAAATATTGTAGTGCAGTAGACAAAGTAATATTTTGTTGTAACGGCAATGATTTTCTTTTTTACAAGCTAAGGTTTTTGCACCATTtagcagaaaataaaaatatattatttgctttatgtccataataatttattttgtttgtatttgtGTGCTCAATATGATACTGACAATATCCGATACgagttttatttataatatttgttttCAACATATATTATTGGATCATTAACATAATAATATTCCTTTTTTAGTTGTAATTGGGCATAAGAAACAATTGTAACTGTTGGGTCGCGTTatgaatcaataaaaaaaaaaaaataatgcgaaTTTATTAAGAGAGTTTGGAAAGCTTAAAATAAATCATAACAATCTCGTTCAATAAAAACGTTTATTAATAAATTACGAaaataaacatatttatttaaaaggAATTCTAATTGTGTATATTAGGAAGTGTGTTTAGTTGAATAACGGGTACTTATGTGGCCGAAATATGCAATTTCCAGAGTAGCCAGTTCCGTGTTATTAAAAGATATAAATGTGTGGATGTTTGTCTTGAAAGAAATTTGGGAAAAAAGGGAAGTGCCACCCGCTTCCTATTGAGAGACGTcggttttatactcagctgagcagagctcatagagtatattaattttgttcgcataacggtaatccgtaacggcataaactaatcgagatagatatagacttctatatattaacattatctgggcgaaaaaagaaatttagccatgtccgtccgtccgtaaacacgataacttgagtaaattttgaggtatcttgatgtaatttggtatgtaggttcctgggcactcatctcagatcgctatataaaatgaacgaaatcgaactataaccacgcctactttttcgatctcgaaaattttgaaaaactgatagtgtgataattcattatcaaagacggataaagcgacgaaaattggtagatgggttgaccttatgacgcagaatagaaaattaataaaatgttagacaatgggcgaggcaccgcccacttttaaaagtaggtaatttaaaagttttgcaacccgtaatttggcagtcgttgaagatatcgtgatgaaatttggcacgaacgttactcctattcctatatctgtgctaaataaaaatcagcaaaatctgacactttaaaaaaaaaatttaaaagtcaaattttaacaaaaaattgaatatctttacagtatataagtaaattatgtcaacattcaactacagtaattatatggtgcaacaaaatacaaaaattaaagaaaatttcaaaatgggcgtagctccgccctttttcatttaatttctctagaatacttttaacatatatgtaatactcctatattgctacaaaaggctaggtacattcccaaacatcacaGTGCCGATATAttactgtttaaatgtttttgtttttgtattcaataatcgaatgtatctaaatttaaattttttcttgtcacacttatgctgccacAATCACAACCTTTAAAAGGCTGTCTtgtttttcgaattcaaaacacattgccagcatattctattagcaatataggagtattacatatatgacttttaatgccacaagttgaacaaaaatttacgaatccttgtgaaatttgttaggggcatagatcctatgacgataactgttttctgtgaaaatgggcgaaatcggctaaagccacgcccagtttttatacacagtcgaccgtctgtccttccgctcggccgttaacacgataacttgagcaaaaatcgatatatctttactaaactcagttcacgtacttacctgaactcactttatcttggtataaaaaatggccgaaatcacactatgaccacgcccactttttcgatatcgaaaattacgaaaaataaaaaaatgccacaattctatcacaaatatgaaaaaaggtatgaaacatggtaattttattggtttattgacgcaaaatataaccttagaaaaagctttgtaaaatgggtgtgatatctaccatattaagtagaagaaaatgaaaaagttctttagggcgaaaaagcccttggaatcttgacaggaatacagttcgtggtattacatatataaataaattagcggtacccgacagatgatgttctgggtcaccctggtccacattttggtcgatatctcgaaaacgctttcatatacacactcccttttaaaaccctcattaatacctttaatttcaagATGATTCAATTAAAATTTGGTAAACCTTTCGGGACTacatctggattatttcggggcTATTCAGGCTTTTTTCGCGATAATTTCGGAATTGTGCTCATGACTATCACAATTGTTCTCTGAGTTTTTTCAAGTCGTTCTAACCCTAAGCAGCGATGGTATCGGACAAAAAATATTAGGGATTTGTATCCCGatcgatttttttgaaaaaaaaaacaaaatttatagtaTCGAACGAGAATGCGATGTACTCGCGCAGGTATAACTTTAATCCACAAACCGGCCGATGTCCGCCAATGCAGGTACTTTGTGCGAAAATTCCAAGGACTCCTCCGGTTGCGGAAAGGTCGAAGGTAAAGCTTCCATTCCTCATGCATAGCATATCATATTTATTTAGCGTTTACTTAAGAGCTGCGTAGGACCCTTTAAAATGGACTGATTTGAAACGTTTTCAGTATCTGTATGTACATTTACATAAATACCGGCTTTAAAAGTTCTGCGATCAACTTTCCGATTTTACTTCCAGCAGGTAGAAACTGGACGTTAATCGGCAAATTTTAAAACCGAGATTACGTATGCATAATCACAtcaaaccttctaggccaccctGCGTCCCACATCCTAGTTTcattaggaacttggggtcaGCAGAGCATCGCCaggtaaatatgtgtatgatacattcatatgtgTAACAGAATTACCCTCGCGTAGGCGAGGTTAACAATTGGGCCGCGTGAGCTCTAAAGCTATTAAGTTTtctattgcgcttatcaaccccttgaatcccacgaAGACCCAATCTTGCCAAAAAGTTCCTAAGTAGATTGCTTAGTCAATTGAAAATCAAGTCCTTTCTAGACGATCTAAAACCGTTATAAGTCTCTCATCATATTCGCCAAAGAATGATGGAAGGAGTAATCGAGAGAAGTTTCTCCGAAGTATTATAGATTACTAATGATGAGCTGGATGAGTTGCACGGCCtgatgttaaaataaaataataaaaaaaaacttttgaaattaaacggttttattgacaacaatacttacatgaaataataataataataaaagctagaaaataattaggtaggccctaggtactagtaatcacactcttcatcttcacatttttagaaatttcacgcgtccaacgcttttatttaattgtctgatcaacgccctagattgatgaggaatgtgattACTAGtagctaggacctacctaattattttctagcttttattattattattattatttcatgtaagtattgttgtcaataaaaccgtttaacttcaaaatttttttttttttattattttattttaaagtttttagtctttatttaattgcctattatttctcattctatttagttaatttagtgactcattattacaaggactctttcctgacaatttgttgcaatctaagtcctcaatacataatccttccaaagactttactcgactctgcgcaacgtatacttgtccctcctccaactccaaaatattttgatttcacttctaccagattgtatgtaatatttgttccaaatatggaccaaatcggaccagaaatacgattttttttgaatatctcgatatttgcgccacctagcggcgtttttttcataggccgctttctattatgtgttccaaatatgagccaaatcggaaaattacgatttttgtgaatatctcgatccttgcgccacctagcggcaattttttttatagatcGCCTTCtaatcttgtatgtattatgtgttccaaatatgagccaaatcggaccacaaatacgatttttgtgaatatctcgatcattgcgccacctagcggcaatttttttcataggtcgcttgtcgctctattcttgtatgtattatgtattccaaatataagccaaatcggaccacaaatacgatttttgttagtgtctcgatccatgcgccacctagcggcgattttttttatagatcGCCTTATaatcttgtatgtattatttgttccaaatatgagccaaatcggaccacaaatacgattttgtgaatatctcgatccttgcgcgtattattgcattgtcatcgggttctgaactatattccaagtttcaagcttgtagcttatcggaaagttactttaattttaattacaaaattagtccacaacggccggccgtgcagcctgtcaagtcaacctaaataaaaccgtttaaaaatggaaGAAGACGCTCCCATTTAGAAAGTTTAAACAGACGTATTTGGAAGCATAGGAAGGGTAAGAGCTTCGCTGAGTTGCGAGAAACCGATACTCAATGCTCCCAATTGTCGTCAATTATCGCGAAACACGGATAGCTAGCGTAAATTGTTAAGCAATGCTAAAATCGCATAGGAGGTAAAGCGCAATCAAATGATGTGGTTGGAAATGTttccattaatttaaaaataatttgattgtaattttaattaattaactttattcaattaaataatttattaaatcttaattaaattaaatatgtaaatataattaATTATCAGTTTTtaaattgtgttttgtttttgttaaatatattttcttatttacatatattaaattttaataagtctGGAATATTTAATACGGAAAaaatacacaatttttttaattactgatcgacaattttttttataaatttgtgtatatatgtatgtatatgtaattttgaAAATGTATTACAGTCAGTGTGCGGACGTAAAAATCTTAATAGGCTGAACAGTTGTCAAAATGTAGCGGTAGTTTTGggttaaaatttatatatttgtgtCAACGACAATTATCCGCCTCTTTTACGGTGATAAAAGTCCGAACACTGTTTACACTGGCGGAAATGGGAAAGGTGATCATGAAAAGCATAACTTCTGTTAAGTATAGCAGTTTCATTTCAGAATTTACtaatattttaaaacttaaatcaatttgttaaaatatgcatatat is a genomic window of Eurosta solidaginis isolate ZX-2024a chromosome 4, ASM4086904v1, whole genome shotgun sequence containing:
- the LOC137251001 gene encoding protein phosphatase 1H isoform X1, producing MSNMFSITNIKNRFISVIAPDIPPLPSVPNHHQIYRGSSMGGGHTNNYQLRMAHQQKMPDKFAYARPPFLQLLTIDELRASADHNVRPIIVPRDINLLPWGTGYAECVNSGKSEWNEDQAAFARQILSDPAHCHPDLPYTYYGIFDGHAGYGAALAASHQFHHILHEKLVDCIELLLPREEEMVSTKSESSFPHPSQFHRRISKDELIIGALESAFFNMDALIAQDRDRYRDAGGCTACVALFINGKLFVANAGDSRAVLSQRKFGTTHPEVKSIADTGATNANSAAHGQDIFAVPFSYDHTPETERLRLLTVARLKPHLMDKHYAAMEYAKRPHMKDLGQRILCRQGTMKGWTYKTLTREDLRMPVVTGEGKRSRLLGTLGVTRGFGDHDLLAINTGTQIKPFLTPHPEVIIRDLSKIVSIPGENNEDGDYGILVMATDGLWDVSENEAVARTVFQTLAKYPTEKHRYTMVAQELVARARGKINDSGHWRLADSKAAATVDDISVIVIPVYQYYKEHVEWEKKCAQVLQECRAKITPSATEACEDETLTLVNGITKAQIEVEEHQESEDEDELVVALNKQQAQATIEVETDIQSNIESADFTQCINNARASQSNKATVEKDVNELTAAISALDAIESVDDDKTVEKEASYTLLENTNESKEKQQHHQQPQQHRNRNRKDKR
- the LOC137251001 gene encoding protein phosphatase 1H isoform X2 — protein: MSNMFSITNIKNRFISVIAPDIPPLPSVPNHHQIYRGSSMGGGHTNNYQLRMAHQQKMPDKFAYARPPFLQLLTIDELRASADHNVRPIIVPRDINLLPWGTGYAECVNSGKSEWNEDQAAFARQILSDPAHCHPDLPYTYYGIFDGHAGYGAALAASHQFHHILHEKLVDCIELLLPREEEMVSTKSESSFPHPSQFHRRISKDELIIGALESAFFNMDALIAQDRDRYRDAGGCTACVALFINGKLFVANAGDSRAVLSQRKFGTTHPEVKSIADTGATNANSAAHGQDIFAVPFSYDHTPETERLRLLTVARLKPHLMDKHYAAMEYAKRPHMKDLGQRILCRQGTMKGWTYKTLTREDLRMPVVTGEGKRSRLLGTLGVTRGFGDHDLLAINTGTQIKPFLTPHPEVIIRDLSKIVSIPGENNEDGDYGILVMATDGLWDVSENEAVARTVFQTLAKYPTEKHRYTMVAQELVARARGKINDSGHWRLADSKAAATVDDISVIVIPVYQYYKEHVEWEKKCAQVLQECRAKITPSATEACEDETLTLVNGITKAQIEVEEHQESEDEDELVVALNKQQAQATIEVETDIQSNIESADFTQCINNARASQSNKATVEKDVNELTAAISALDAIESVDDDKTVEKGAV